The genomic region GGTGTAATACTACAATTTGGTGGACAGACTGCTATTAAGCTTTCTAAATTTTTAAGACAGATGAACATTCCAATACTTGGAACTAAGCCTGAACAAATAGATGCAGCAGAAGATAGGGAAAAGTTTGATGCTCTAATGGAAGAGTTAAACATTCCAAGACCAAAGGGGAAAGCAGTTTGGAACTTACAAGAAGGTATGGATGAAGCTAATAAAATAGGGTATCCGGTTTTAGTGAGACCATCTTACGTACTTGGTGGTCAAGGTATGGAGATCACTTACGAGAGAGAAGATTTACAAAGATATTTAAGTGAGGCTTTCCAAAGGGATGCAAAGAATCCGGTGCTTATAGATAGATATCTACTTGGTAGAGAAATTGAGGTAGATGCAATTTGTGACGGTGAGGACGTATTTATTCCAGGTATTATGGAGCACTTAGAAAGTGCAGGGGTACACTCTGGAGATAGCATTTCAATATATCCAAGTAAAAGGATCTCTGAAGAGATTAAGAAGAAAATATTAGAGTATACTGAAAAAATAGCAGTTGCTTTAAAAGTAAGTGGTATGATTAACATACAGTTTATAGAATTTGAAAATGAACTCTATGTTATAGAGGTTAACCCAAGGTCATCAAGAACAGTACCATTTATAAGTAAAGTAACAGGGATTCCGATGATTTTAATGGCTACTAAAGTGATGTTAGGTGAAAAGTTGAAGGATTTAGGTTATGGAACAGGGATATTTAAGGAAACTGATTTAATATCTGTTAAGGTACCTGTGTTTTCAACACAAAAACTACCATTGGTGGAAGTAAGTCTAGGACCAGAAATGAGATCTACAGGGGAAGTATTAGGAGTTTCGGAGGTATTAGAAGAAGCTCTGTATAAAGGATTTTTAGCCGCTGGAATTAAAATACCAAAGGAAAATGGTACAATACTTGTAACCTTAAAGAACTATGACAAAGAAAGATTCCTACCTATTGCTAAATCATTGGTTAATAAAGGGTATACAATAATGGCAACTAGAGGTACAGCGGAGTATTTACAAAACAATGAAATCCAAGTTACAATGGTTAAAAAAATTGCTGAAGGAGTACCAAATATTCTAGATGTAATTAGAAGTGGTATGATTGACTTGGTGGTGAACACTCCAACAAGAGGTAGAGATTCTAAAAAAGATGGATTTAGAATAAGAAGGGCTGCAATTGAGTCTTCAGTTAATGTTTTAACATCTTTAGATACAGTACAGGCTTTGATTGATATTTTGGATTCTAACGTTGACAAAAATGAACTAAGCGTAATAGATATAGGAGGTATAAAATGATTAAATGGTTTGAGGGGACGGTCATAGAAAATATCGAAATCTCACCGGGAATATATAAACTTATATTATCCGCACAAGATATAGTAGGTATGGCAAAGTCTGGACAGTTTGTAAATGTATACAATAATTCTGAAAAACACTTGTTACCTCGTCCGATTAGCATTTGTGAAATAAATAAAGAAAAAGGCACTTTAACTTTAGTTTATTCAGTTGTTGGAAGGGGAACAAATATTATCTCTCAAATACAACCTAGTGAAAGTATAAAGTTAATGGGACCCTTAGGAAACGGATTTGAAATTACTGAAAATCATGGGGAAAGCATTTTAGTTGGTGGTGGAGTTGGAGTTCCACCACTGCTAGAATTAGCTAAACAGTTAAAGGGTAAAACAACTGTTTATTTAGGCTTTAGGACGAGTACTTACTTAATTGAAGAATTTGAAAAATATTGTGATAAGGTATATATTTCAACAGAAGATGGTAGTAGGGGAATAAAAGGTAATGTTTTAGACTTATTAAATGATACTTTACCTAAAGGTAAAATGGTATTTAGTTGCGGACCAAAACCTATGTTAAGGGCAGTTTATAATTGGGCTAAAGATAAGTCTATTCCGACACAATTATCCTTTGAGGAAAGAATGGCTTGTGGTATTGGAGCCTGTTTAGTATGTACCTGTAAAACACAAAAGGAAAATGAAAATGACTGGGAAAACAGACGGGTTTGCAAAGATGGTCCAGTATTTTTAGGGGATGAGGTGGTATGGGATGACTAATTTAAAAACTAAAGTAAATATTGCAGGAGTAGAATTAAAAAATCCAGTAATGACTGCTTCAGGTACCTTCGGCTCTGGAAAAGAGTATAGTGAATTTGTAGATTTAAATGAGTTGGGTGCTGTAGTTGTTAAAGGTGTAGCTAATGTACCTTGGAAAGGCAATGCAAGTCCTAGAGTAGCAGAGACTTACGGTGGAATGTTAAACAGTGTAGGTTTACAGAATCCTGGAGTACATGCTTTTGTAAAGGAGGACATCCTATTTTTAAGAAAATATGATACTAAAATTATCGTTAATATTGCAGGTAGAAGTGTCGAAGATTATTGTGAGGTTGCAGAGGTTTTATCAAATGCAGATATTGATATGATAGAATTAAATATATCTTGTCCTAACGTGAAAGAGGGATGTGTTTCATTTGGTGTAAATCCTCATACGGTTGAAGCTGTTACTAAGGAAGTAAAAAAATACTGTAAGCAGCCACTAATAGTAAAATTAAGCCCAAATGTAGCAGATATAGCTGAAATAGCAAAAGGTGCAGAAGCTGGTGGAGCGGATGCCATCTCTTTGATTAACACTTTATTAGGGATGGTAATTGATATTCATAAAAGAAGACCTGTACTAGCAAATATTATGGGTGGTTTATCTGGACCAGCAATAAAGCCTGTTGCAGTTAGAATGGTTTACCAGGTAGCTCAGGCAGTTAAAGTACCTATAATTGGTATGGGTGGTATAAGTAACGGTGATGATGCCATAGAATTTATGCTAGCGGGAGCTAGTGCAGTAGCTGTAGGAACTGCAAATTTCTTCAATCCTAGGGCTACAATTGACGTAAAAGAGGGCATTGAAAATTATATGAAAAAATATGGTATTAGCAATATAAAAGATATTGTCGGAAATATAACTGTTTAAATAATAATTTAGGAGGGCTAATTATGTTAAATAAAGAGCGCGTTATAGAAATATTTGAAAAATCAGAGGTTTTATTACATGGACATTTTCTATTAACTTCTGGACGTCACAGTAATCAATATATGCAATGTGCACAATTACTACAATACCCAGAATATGCAGAGGAAATTTCGAAAGGGTTAGCGGATAACTTTAGAGATGACAATATTGATATAGTAATAGGGCCAGCTATGGGGGGTATAATAATATCTTATGAATTAGCTAGACAGCTTAAAGTTAAAAACCTTTTCGCTGAAAGAGAAAATGGGAAAATGGCTTTAAGAAGAGGATTCTTTATACCAGAGGGTGCGAGAGTTTTAGTAGCAGAGGATGTTATTACTACGGGTGGATCCGTTAGGGAAGTAATGGATATTGTTAAGGAGCAAGGTGGAGAAGTGGTAGGAGTAGCTGTTTTAGTAGATAGAAGCAATGGAACTATCGATTTTGGAACAAAACTTGCTGCAGCCCTTACAACAGAAGTAATATCATACGACCCAGAAGGTTGCCCACTATGTAAAGAAGGTAAGCAACCGGCTATTAAACCAGGTAGTAGAAAAATTTAAAATATAACTTTAATGAAAAACCGTCTTATTAAGATGGTTTTGTTTTTATTACTTGATTATAATAATTCACAAAATAATAATAATATAGTATGATTAATTTAAAAATTATAATATAAGGATGATAAGATGGAAATCTACTATATTGATAGAAAAACTGGAGAAAAGAAAAACGAAATAGTAAAGGGTCACAAGTATCTAGAGTGGTCTTACGATACCAAAATGGGGAGATTTTTTCTAGAAATACTATTAAAAAGAAAGATAGCATCATACATATACGGTAAATTACAGGATTTACCAAGCAGTTCAAAAAACATAAAATCCTTCGTAGAAGAGCTTTCTATAAATATGGAAGAAGCTATAGAAGTTGATCCACTAAAATATAAGACCTTTAACGATTTTTTCATAAGGGAGTTAAAACAAGATTCCAGGCCTATAAACAACAATAAAAATATATTTATCTCCCCAGCGGATGGTAAGGTATTTGCATATGAAAATATAGATATTAATAAAGTAATTCAAGTAAAAGGTATGGAGTATAGTCTCGTAGAGTTATTTTCAAGTGATAATTTAGCTAAGCAATATGAGGGTGGAACTTGTATAGTAGTAAGATTGGCACCTAGTGATTACCATAGATTTCATTTTCCTGATAGTGGGATACCTAAACTTATTAATAAAATTAAAGGAAAGTTTTATTCAGTAAATCCTATTGCACTAAAAAGGGTTAGGAAGCTATACTGTCAAAATAAAAGGGAACTTACTTTATTAGAATCTGATAACTTCGGGAGAATAATAATGGTTGAGGTTGGAGCTACATGTGTTGGTACGATTATACAGACATATGAAGAAAACAAATGGGTTGAGCGTGGGGCTGAGAAGGGTTATTTTAAATTTGGTGGATCTACAGTTATTTTATTTTTGCAAAAGGGCCAAGTTAAAATTGATGAGGATATTATAAATAACACAGATGCAGGATATGAAACAAAAGTATATATGGGTGAAGCAATAGGTGTAAAAAATAATGTATAAAACTAAGGCGTCTTGAAAAAGTCTTAATATAAATATAAATACCTAGATTAAAAAAGAGCTCTTAGAATTCTAAGGCTCTTTAATTAAATGTACTTTTATTTTTTAGTAACAAATGTTGTAAACAATTCTTTTTTCACGTGACAGACAGGACAGGTATCAACTAAGTGTTCTGCTACAGTATATCCACAAACGTCACATACGTGGATTGTGTCTTGGTCATAGTCTTTTTGCGCATCTACAAAAACCTTAGCATTTGTAAATAATTCAGCATGAGTTTTCTCAGCTTCAATGGCATAATGGAAAGAACGCATACTGCCCTTTTCCCCTTGTAACTGGGCTACTGCCATGAATGCAGGATACATTTGACCTACTTCATAGTTTTCCCCATCAATTGCGCCTTGAAGGTTTTCAGAGGTGTTTGTTAACCCAAAACCTGCTCCTGCAGTTACAGAGGCTTCTCCTACTTCATTTTTTAATTCTTTAAAATGATTGTGGGCATGGACTTGCTCAGCATATGCTACTGCTTCAAAAAGATTAGCTACATTTGGAAAGCCTTCTTTTTGAGCTGCCTTTCCCCAAATTAAATAACGCATATGGGCCATACTTTCCCCACCAAAAGCAGATTTTAAATTACTAGCTGTCATATCATTCATATATCTTCCCCCTTAAAATTTTTAATATAAGACAATTTAAATGTTTTAAATTGTTATAAACTAATTTTTCAATGCAATATATTATTTACCCAATAAAAATAGCCTTAAACAATAATTTACTAAAGGAATCTTTTCATTTATGTAGAAAAATATATATATCAATATATGTTGGATAGGGACACATATATGTTGGGAGGGTAAAAAATGTTTATTAGAAGTTTAAAAGAGATTGGAAAAGAGCATATCAATAGCAATATTGAGGCAAATGTTCTTTTGACTGATATGAAAATAAAGGTTAGCAAAAACGAAAAGAAATATGCAGATTTAATAATGCAAGATAGAACCAAGGTTATGGAAGCTAAGCTTTGGGATTATGAAATATATGAAGGTCTTTTAACTAGTACTGGAGTCAATAATATCTTTAAGGTTAAAGCGTTAGTTGGGGAATACCAGGGGCAAGTTCAATTAAATATTAAAGAATTAAAGATCTTTAAAGGTGAGGAATTGTCGGTTAAAGACTTTATTCCAGTGAGTAGTTGGAATTATGATAGCATGATTAATGGACTTAAGACTTTTTATGAAAGAGTAGAAAGTCAACATCTAAAGGAATTACTTAACCGTATGGTATTTTGTGATGATTATTTAGATAAATTTTCTACTTATCCTGCAGCAAGAAAGATTCACCATAATTTTTATCATGGCTTAATGCATCATACCTTAGAAATATTAACTTATGCCCAAACAGTAGGAAAGCTTAAAAAACTAACTCAACACCAAATGGATAGATTAATCGCAATGGGCATGCTTCATGATTGGGCTAAGATATTTGAGTATAAAACATTACCTGAGTTAGGTTTCACTGATCAAGGAATTATGCTAGGACATATATTTATAGGGGCACATCATACATTTAATGTTATGAATGAAATAGAAGGCTTCCCATATGAAGATAAACTTGTGATATTAAATGGTATTTTAGGTCATCATGGAAATTTAGAATGGGGGTCCCCGGTATTACCTAAGACTGTTGAGGCCCAAATACTACACCATTGTGATAAAATGTCAGGGGATGTGGAGAGCATTTTATCATTTATGGGTGAACAAACTGATGACGAGTTGTTTACTAATAAATTATGGAATATGGGAACAGAGTATTATAGAAAATAGCTAGGTATATAAAAAGCCCTTCTAAGTTTTTGCTTTAGATGGGCTTTATATATTTTATCTATATACCTATGATATAATTTAATAAGTATATATTATATGAGGTGAAAAAATTGGGTGTTACATATATTATAGGTAGATCCGGGACTGGAAAGACGTTTCAAATTCTAAATGAACTCCAAAATAAATTAATAGAAAAAAATGAACGTAAACTTAT from Serpentinicella alkaliphila harbors:
- a CDS encoding dihydroorotate dehydrogenase electron transfer subunit, whose translation is MIKWFEGTVIENIEISPGIYKLILSAQDIVGMAKSGQFVNVYNNSEKHLLPRPISICEINKEKGTLTLVYSVVGRGTNIISQIQPSESIKLMGPLGNGFEITENHGESILVGGGVGVPPLLELAKQLKGKTTVYLGFRTSTYLIEEFEKYCDKVYISTEDGSRGIKGNVLDLLNDTLPKGKMVFSCGPKPMLRAVYNWAKDKSIPTQLSFEERMACGIGACLVCTCKTQKENENDWENRRVCKDGPVFLGDEVVWDD
- a CDS encoding phosphatidylserine decarboxylase — protein: MEIYYIDRKTGEKKNEIVKGHKYLEWSYDTKMGRFFLEILLKRKIASYIYGKLQDLPSSSKNIKSFVEELSINMEEAIEVDPLKYKTFNDFFIRELKQDSRPINNNKNIFISPADGKVFAYENIDINKVIQVKGMEYSLVELFSSDNLAKQYEGGTCIVVRLAPSDYHRFHFPDSGIPKLINKIKGKFYSVNPIALKRVRKLYCQNKRELTLLESDNFGRIIMVEVGATCVGTIIQTYEENKWVERGAEKGYFKFGGSTVILFLQKGQVKIDEDIINNTDAGYETKVYMGEAIGVKNNV
- a CDS encoding rubrerythrin family protein; its protein translation is MNDMTASNLKSAFGGESMAHMRYLIWGKAAQKEGFPNVANLFEAVAYAEQVHAHNHFKELKNEVGEASVTAGAGFGLTNTSENLQGAIDGENYEVGQMYPAFMAVAQLQGEKGSMRSFHYAIEAEKTHAELFTNAKVFVDAQKDYDQDTIHVCDVCGYTVAEHLVDTCPVCHVKKELFTTFVTKK
- a CDS encoding 3'-5' exoribonuclease YhaM family protein, which translates into the protein MFIRSLKEIGKEHINSNIEANVLLTDMKIKVSKNEKKYADLIMQDRTKVMEAKLWDYEIYEGLLTSTGVNNIFKVKALVGEYQGQVQLNIKELKIFKGEELSVKDFIPVSSWNYDSMINGLKTFYERVESQHLKELLNRMVFCDDYLDKFSTYPAARKIHHNFYHGLMHHTLEILTYAQTVGKLKKLTQHQMDRLIAMGMLHDWAKIFEYKTLPELGFTDQGIMLGHIFIGAHHTFNVMNEIEGFPYEDKLVILNGILGHHGNLEWGSPVLPKTVEAQILHHCDKMSGDVESILSFMGEQTDDELFTNKLWNMGTEYYRK
- a CDS encoding dihydroorotate dehydrogenase translates to MTNLKTKVNIAGVELKNPVMTASGTFGSGKEYSEFVDLNELGAVVVKGVANVPWKGNASPRVAETYGGMLNSVGLQNPGVHAFVKEDILFLRKYDTKIIVNIAGRSVEDYCEVAEVLSNADIDMIELNISCPNVKEGCVSFGVNPHTVEAVTKEVKKYCKQPLIVKLSPNVADIAEIAKGAEAGGADAISLINTLLGMVIDIHKRRPVLANIMGGLSGPAIKPVAVRMVYQVAQAVKVPIIGMGGISNGDDAIEFMLAGASAVAVGTANFFNPRATIDVKEGIENYMKKYGISNIKDIVGNITV
- the pyrE gene encoding orotate phosphoribosyltransferase, with the protein product MLNKERVIEIFEKSEVLLHGHFLLTSGRHSNQYMQCAQLLQYPEYAEEISKGLADNFRDDNIDIVIGPAMGGIIISYELARQLKVKNLFAERENGKMALRRGFFIPEGARVLVAEDVITTGGSVREVMDIVKEQGGEVVGVAVLVDRSNGTIDFGTKLAAALTTEVISYDPEGCPLCKEGKQPAIKPGSRKI